One window of the Podospora pseudocomata strain CBS 415.72m chromosome 7, whole genome shotgun sequence genome contains the following:
- a CDS encoding hypothetical protein (EggNog:ENOG503P0U3): MPTLELTALSYVYILVGCQICWFKKPSISVPMRIQTKDDVKIQQIRMWAKKHTHHELPEDPQAWYRTPVDFISGPRWQIGIHWAYYTRWLEILCVPLYSRPIKSKLWDPFPSDEWLPAEKGSILLFFSFIPVGIIIWFFAGWEFFFATPIEQILWRVCASYHAVFGVYGYTYYYTEIFKWRKAKTDSDKRCQYVEASPSETEEAVVMGEKTGDPVKNLTPVTATDISPDSKDNTKADNSDIESQTQPASETSKDGYHAPYTLQWLPPMTIAGVLGFLRNNSANRDPQMRLSLRVLIPVSVICGLYIL, translated from the exons ATGCCAACACTCGAGCTTACCGCCTTGTCATATGTATACATCCTGGTGGGGTGTCAGATTTGCTGGTTCAAGAAGCCTTCCATCTCAGTCCCAATGCGCATCCAAACCAAAGACGACGTAAAGATTCAGCAGATTCGAATGTGGGCTAAGAAGCAT ACCCATCATGAGCTCCCTGAAGACCCCCAAGCATGGTACCGGACACCCGTGGATTTCATCAGTGGACCGCGATGGCAAATCGGCATCCACTGGGCATACTATACCCGGTGGTTGGAAATCCTCTGTGTTCCACTCTACAGTCGCCCCATCAAATCCAAGCTATGGGACCCCTTTCCGTCTGACGAATGGCTGCCAGCCGAGAAGGGTTCAATACTTCTATTTTTCTCTTTTATACCCGTGGGAATCATAATCTGGTTCTTTGCCGGCTGGGAATTTTTCTTTGCAACACCTATCGAGCAGATCCTTTGGAGGGTATGCGCCAGCTACCACGCCGTATTCGGGGTGTATGGTTATACGTACTATTATACCGAAATATTCAAGTGGCGCAAGGCGAAGACGGATTCCGACAAGCGTTGTCAGTATGTGGAAGCTTCGCCGTCAGAGACGGAAGAAGCGGTAGTCAtgggggagaagacgggCGACCCTGTCAAGAATCTAACTCCTGTAACGGCTACGGATATCTCCCCGGACAGCAAGGACAATACCAAAGCTGACAACAGCGACATTGAATCTCAGACACAGCCTGCCTCTGAGACGTCAAAGGATGGGTATCATGCACCTTACACGCTACAATGGCTTCCTCCTATGACTATCGCCGGGGTTCTTGGGTTCCTGCGGAACAACTCGGCAAACAGAGACCCCCAAATGCGGCTTTCTTTACGCGTTCTCATTCCAGTGTCGGTCATCTGTGGGCTGTACATTTTATGA